The Meleagris gallopavo isolate NT-WF06-2002-E0010 breed Aviagen turkey brand Nicholas breeding stock chromosome 20, Turkey_5.1, whole genome shotgun sequence DNA window AACTAGAAGGCGGAAACAACATCAGTGATTGCACAAAGTGCTCAGTGCTTAGAGAAAATGGAGAGCAGCCTTTCTGCCCCCCAGAGCTAATTTTCCTATTCTGTTCCAGTGGCATTGCATTGGCCCTGCAAATGAGACGAGATTTGCTGTTGAGTGGCTCTGGctcccagcctctcctttgTGAATATGagccctttcttctctctccctcaaATTGTTGGATCTTTGTTTaatgctcttctttttcctttaccaCAACTAAACACCACTCCCAAGAGCCCACCGAGTGCGTCAATCCATTAGCAACGTTTTCCTTCCAATGCAAATACAGAGTCTAGCTCCTGTTTACAAAACACCAATCCCTCATTAGTAAATATCAAATCAACTTCTGCATAACAAATGACGTGTTTTGGAACCGCTCGTAAGGTACCCGGTACCATCTGCCTCTTTATTTGGAAGCAGGAGAAGATGCAGAGAGCATTTGTAGCTCTGCTCACACTTTCTCTTGGAACAGGTAAGTTCAAGAGGACTGGAAAAGCTTTGAGGAGCTCTGTTCTCATCTGTGCAAGAAGGCATCGATGATGTTTTCCATACCTACACCCCATACCCTTCATTTCATACATCTCTCTTTCACAGGTTGAGATCTCTCCTGATCTTTTTCTGATTgaagtgtgtatttttttccattaggaGCTGCTCCCAGGTATATCTGCACCTACTATGATGTCATTGAGTACCTGAACATCTCCTCTCACAGCaagctgcacacacacatactgcCAAAGACGCACTGGAAGGAGCCTATGGAAGTGATGATGGATTTTATGCTGATAGCAATTCTGTCTGTGGTAAGGATGCACAAATGTTGGCAAGTCTTTATAACAGAAATCTGTGCCACTGTTAGATTGAGGTCTGATCTTTCTGCAAGGCAGGACTGGGCCAGTAAGACCTGGGTGTTCCAGCTGCTTCCACTTCTTCAGCTTCCTGCTgcttgaaagcatttttttgttaAGGCCTGGAGGATTTTGGAAGCTCTGGAGGATTGTAACAACCCAGCCTGTCCTCCCAAGCTCAGTTTCCACAGTCTGTGCCGACCACGGCCGAAGCAGTGGTGGAGAGCTCCAGAGCTCTGCACGGGGTATAGCTAAGAAAATCAATTAAAtactttccattttgtttcccTAGGCTGAAAAGCTCCAGACCGTCACTTTTTATTTCGTGTTGAGCTTGGTAGGTTCCATAAAACCATTTCTCTCCTGCGCCACGCAGCACCATGGCTGGGGCTGAGCCCGGCGCTCACCTTTCTCCTTTACCTCCTTACCCAGGAGTGGACAAACACTTTTGCCACCTGGGACCCACGGGATTTCTGTAACATTTCTAAAATTGTTCTGCCCATGGATTCGTTCTGGTCACCCCCAATCTTCATTTTGGAAAGGTAggctctcattttatttttatccaccAGCTTAGGAAAAATACTGTGGATGCAAACCATTTGGTAGTATTGCAGGAAATGGGATAAACTCACAGTTACTAGCTGTTCCTATAAACTGAACATAACCAAGAATCTCATATCTTACATTAATGGGAAAGATAGCTCATATAAAGCACTTTGTGGGTGAGTGATTTTGTAGCATCTCCTGAAGTGCAACATATAGGCTCTGTTAATCCTGAAGAAGCAGCCGGGGGACAAGCAATGCAGTGGGATGAAAGTACCCTCAGCAGTGTTGGGCATGGCCACCAGCTCTTTGGCTGCAGGGGGAAAGGATGGGAGTCAGCATGCAGAGAGACAGCCTGAGCCCCTTCCCCAGAAAGCCCACGCATCCCTTTCCACCGCATTCCACGTCTGTGTGGCTGCACAGACCCATCAAAAGGGACACTTAAAGCCCCAGCTTCTGTGTGACTGAGGATCattgcagcatcctgcagctctgTCACTCTCCGTTTTTGTTTCCTCCAGAGTGAACGAACAGAAGTCCAACTTGGAGTACACTGTTGTCACACACAACGGCACCTTCAACGCCAGCCTTCCCTTCCAGGTCACTCTAACGTGCAGTTTGATGATCCTCAAGTTCCCCTTTGACACCCAGACATGCAACATGAGCATCGCTTCATTTCTCTACCCAGGTAAGTGGCAAATTAAGTTTTACCACAAATAGGCTAAATGTGCAAAAGGAATAGCTGAGATGGATCCTGGCTGACTCCTGGGTTCCCTTATCAGTGCCTCTCGCTGTTAGGGGAGTGCTGTTTAATTAGGGGGAAAATAAGCTCAGCGTTGTGACGTGTTGGCATCTCTCCCAGCAACACATCTCCAGGCATCTGAGATGTTTGGGTAGTCGTCCCCTGGAATCGGTCTTTACAAGCCTCATGACAGTCTTGCTGTGACAAGCCTGTTATTTGCTCAcatctgattttttctttcctcctgcatATGCAGTCTTGAttgggagggaaaggaagaggaaataacTGACCTCTGATAGAAATCTCAATTCTGCcacttctctcctctcctcttaCAAACAGTAACAGACCTTTCCATGAAAGTGAAACGGACACCAGCTGAGATGCTGGTAAGCAGCCAGAGCTTCTTCCTAACTGATGGAGAATGGAAGTTCACCAACCTGAGCATCAATGAGTACATGGAAGAAATGGACAATGCAGAATTTCCTGTGATCACCTATATGGTACTGCtgtaaattcattttgttttgtgctaatattaaaaaagtatGAAACTTTTCTTTAATGTGGAAGATAGCTTTCCACATTAGGGAGTAAGCATCCACTCAGCAGCGTGTTATCTCTTACTCAAATTTTGTCCATCTTCTTCAACAGATTTCCATGAAGAGACGACCCACTCTGTATATTCTGAACCTCATCCTCCCAACATGCGCCCTGTATCTGCTTGACATGGCTGTGCTGTTTGGACCCAGCTCTCTCGAGGAGAAAATTAGTTTCCAGATTTCCATCATTCTTGGCAGCTCCATGTTAGCTGTGATTCTCAATAATATGCTTCCAACTTCCTCCAACGAACCACCCATAATAGGTACTCATCCGTGTTGATGAATACTGCATTTTGCGCAGGTAACAACTCTAGGAAAATCGCTGGGCATTCGTGGGCACATTCACGAGCAATGACATCGTGGAAAGTTAAACTTTACCAGCTGGCTGCAGACAGCAATTTCCTCCTTCCTCAGGGAGATTACAGATTCAAGAAAATCATGCCTGTTATCAAATGCCTGATTTGCTTTCCCATTGTTTTGCAGTGCTCTTTTTCTTAGGCACCTTCCTGCTGATGATCATGGCTGTGTTGGACACCTTCTTCCTGTTGCACCATCAGCACAAATC harbors:
- the LOC104913831 gene encoding 5-hydroxytryptamine receptor 3A-like isoform X1; protein product: MTCFGTARKVPGTICLFIWKQEKMQRAFVALLTLSLGTGAAPRYICTYYDVIEYLNISSHSKLHTHILPKTHWKEPMEVMMDFMLIAILSVAEKLQTVTFYFVLSLEWTNTFATWDPRDFCNISKIVLPMDSFWSPPIFILERVNEQKSNLEYTVVTHNGTFNASLPFQVTLTCSLMILKFPFDTQTCNMSIASFLYPVTDLSMKVKRTPAEMLVSSQSFFLTDGEWKFTNLSINEYMEEMDNAEFPVITYMISMKRRPTLYILNLILPTCALYLLDMAVLFGPSSLEEKISFQISIILGSSMLAVILNNMLPTSSNEPPIIVLFFLGTFLLMIMAVLDTFFLLHHQHKSLRLGKAFRTAQQGLHTEPPMTTNQAMKHPTKKTQEKVQQTKPCWKTPEQDPVLIVLEKVLLYSHFFLSLFFFAVISIKWSS
- the LOC104913831 gene encoding 5-hydroxytryptamine receptor 3A-like isoform X3; this translates as MTCFGTARKVPGTICLFIWKQEKMQRAFVALLTLSLGTGAAPRYICTYYDVIEYLNISSHSKLHTHILPKTHWKEPMEVMMDFMLIAILSVAEKLQTVTFYFVLSLEWTNTFATWDPRDFCNISKIVLPMDSFWSPPIFILERVNEQKSNLEYTVVTHNGTFNASLPFQVTLTCSLMILKFPFDTQTCNMSIASFLYPVTDLSMKVKRTPAEMLVSSQSFFLTDGEWKFTNLSINEYMEEMDNAEFPVITYMISMKRRPTLYILNLILPTCALYLLDMAVLFGPSSLEEKISFQISIILGSSMLAVILNNMLPTSSNEPPIIGTHPC
- the LOC104913831 gene encoding 5-hydroxytryptamine receptor 3A-like isoform X2, coding for MEVMMDFMLIAILSVAEKLQTVTFYFVLSLEWTNTFATWDPRDFCNISKIVLPMDSFWSPPIFILERVNEQKSNLEYTVVTHNGTFNASLPFQVTLTCSLMILKFPFDTQTCNMSIASFLYPVTDLSMKVKRTPAEMLVSSQSFFLTDGEWKFTNLSINEYMEEMDNAEFPVITYMISMKRRPTLYILNLILPTCALYLLDMAVLFGPSSLEEKISFQISIILGSSMLAVILNNMLPTSSNEPPIIVLFFLGTFLLMIMAVLDTFFLLHHQHKSLRLGKAFRTAQQGLHTEPPMTTNQAMKHPTKKTQEKVQQTKPCWKTPEQDPVLIVLEKVLLYSHFFLSLFFFAVISIKWSS